The window aagtaccaaacgtacggcacctccgagttcagcacacgttcagctcggtgacgtcccacgaactccaatccagcagagcttcgagggagagttccgtcagcacgacggcgtgatgacggtgatgatgatgctaccacgcagggcttcgcctataagCACCGctaagatatgaccgaggtggattatggtggagggggcaccgcacacgtctaaaagatcaattgatcaacttgtgtgtctatggggtgccccctggccacgtatataaaggagtgtaggagggggagaggccggccctcctaggcgcgccccaaggggagtcctactcccaccgggagtaggattccctcctttcatgtagtaggagtaggagagaaggaaagggaaaagagaagatgaagaaggagggggcgccgcccctccccctagtccaattcggactaagccttggggtgcgcgcagcctcccctctctctttcccctaaagcccaataaggcccatatactccccagtgaattcccataactctccggtacttcaaaaaaatacccgaatcactcggaaccttaccgatgtccgaatatagtcgtccaatatatcgatctttacttctcgaccatttcgagactcctcgtcatgtccccgatctcatccgggactcctaactaccttcggtacatcaaaacacataaactcatattatcgatcatcaccgaacgttaagcatgcggaccctacgggttcaataactatgtagacatgaccgagactcatctccggtcaataaccaataacggaacctggatgctcatattggctctcacatattctacgaagatctttatcagtcaaaccgcataacaacatacgttgttccctttgtcatcggtatgttgctttcccgagattcgatcgttggtatctctatacctagttcaatctcgttaccggcaagtctctttactcgttccataatgcatcatcccgcaactaactcattagtcacattgcttgcaaggcttattgtaatgtgcattaccgagaaggcccagagatacctctccgacaatcggagtgacaaatcctaatctcaatctatgccaactcaacaagtaccatcggagacacctgtagagaacctttataatcacccagttacgttgtaacgtttggtagcacacaaagtgttactccggtattcgggagttgcgtaatctcatagtcagaggaacatgtataagtcatcaagaaagcagtagcaacaaactaaacgatcatcgtgctaagctaacggaatgggtcaagtcaatcacatcattttctaatgatgtgataccgttaatcaaatgacaactcatgtctatggttaggaaacacaaccatcattgattcagcgatctagtcaagtagaggcaaactagtgacactctgtttgtctatgtattcacatatgtactaagtttccggttaatacaattctagcatgaataataaacgtttatcatgatataaggaaatataaataataactttattattgcctctagggcatatttccttcagatgtgtggagtaaaagtagtagatgcagaatcgtttcggtcgacTTGGCATGGACatgatgcatatattcatgatcattgccctagatatcgtcataactttgcgcttttctatcaattgctcagcagtaatttgttcgcccaccataatatttgctatcttgagagaagcctctagtgaaacctatggcccttgggtctattttccatcatataagtttctgatctacaattctagtttcctatatacgttcttttgcaatcttttactttccgttctgtaaaccgaaaataccaaaaatattactttaccgtttatccatctctatcagatctcatgttgcaaataaccgtgaagggattgacaaccccttttatcgcgttgggtgcaagattggtgtttgtttgtgcaggtattcggtggcttgtgcgttgtctcctactggattgataccttgattctcaaaatgaGGAAAATAATTACGCCAAtttgctgcatcagcctttcctcttcaaggaaaaaatcaatgcaagctcaagaggtagcaagaaggatttctggcgcccttgctggggagatctacgccaagccgagacataccaagtacccatcataaacactcatccctcgcattacattattagcCATTCGTCTCTtgttttcctttcccccacttctaaaacgattttcgaaaagattcgccTTTTCTTCGTCCCTCTTTCGTTCGTCCTTTTCGTTTGCTTTTGTGTGCTCGCGTGTTGGATTTCTTTgttacgatggctcaagataacaccaaattgtgtgacttttccaataccaacaacaatgatttattAGTACTCCTATTGCTCCCGATGctaatgcggaatcttgtgaaattaataccactttgttgaatcttgttatgaaagatcaattttccagcCTTCCCAATGAAGATGTCGCATTCCATCTTaataatttcgttgatttgtgcgatatgaaaaaaaaagatgtggataatgatattgttaagttgaagctatttccgttcccGCTTagggatcgtgctaaaacttggttttcatctttacctaaaaatagtattgattcatggaataagtgtaaagatgtctTTATTTCCAAgtactttcctcccgctaagatcatctcccttaggaacgatattatgaattttaagcaacttgatcatgaacatgttgcacaatctttggagaggatgaaattgatgattagaaattgtcctactcatggtttcaatttgtggatgattatacaaaaaaattatgtcggatcgaattttgcttctagaaatcttttagattcgatcgcgggagacacttttatgaaaactactttagaagaagctactaaactcctagataatattatggttaattatctcaatggcataccgaaagatcttccactagtaaaaaagtgcatcgaTTGAAGAAATAAATTTTTTGTGTGAAAAGATGGATGagtttatgaaattgtttgctaataagagtgctcctattgattctaatgatatgactttgtctaccttgattgaaaacaataatgaatctatggatgtgaattttgtcggCAGGGACAATTTTGGTAAAAACGCGtataggtaattttaatcctaggccgtttcctagtaattcctctaataattatggtaattcctacaacaattattatggaaattataataagatgccctctgattttgagaatagtgttaaagaatttattagttcgcaaaagaatttcattgctttgattgaagagaaacttcttaagattgatgatttggctaggaacgctgatagaatttctcttgatgttgatactttgaaacttagatctattccacctaagcatgatatcaatgagtctctcaaagcgatgagaatttccattgatgagtgcaaagaaagaaccaataAGATGCGTGCCAAGAGAGATtggtttataaaagtgtgttcttctagtttccatgaaaataatgatgaagatcttaaaagtcattgatgtgactcctattgaatctttgttttccaatgttAATCTtggtaaagatgggactggagatgagtcaactttcgttagaaggcgtcccaatgattcggcgtttttagatcttgatgcaaaagttgataaaagtgggattggagaggtcaaaactttaagtagcaatgaacccactcttttgaattttaaggaatttaattatgatagttgctctttaatagattgtatttccttgttgcaatccatgttaaattctcttcatgcttataatcaaaacaaagtttTTACTAAACATACCGCTGATGCTAAATGACCTCCCTTCTATAAACCCCTTGAAGGCTTGAAACTGCCACTTTTTTCTGCATTACAGCGAACCCGGTATTCAACGGTGGAGACACATTACATAATAACATTGGCCCAATTCTCCTGGAAGCCAAGTTTCAACATAATCTCCTTAAAGAAAACCACTCAACCCGGTCATAAGCTTTATCCATATCAAGATTGATAGCACACATACCCTCTTTGCcatctcttttattttttattttatgaaGCACTCATAAGCCACTAAAACATTACTCGGAGTCAATTTTTAGAGAGGAACTTGATTTGGTGTGGGGCAATCTATTTCTAGTTTTCCCTTAATGGGCTCTACGGTCTTGAATATATATTGGATAATAGGCCTGTCATTGCTCAACAAGATGGGGAGCCCTCCTATTTTCTGCATCGGTTAGCGCACTCGCATTCGCACACACCTCGCGCATGGACTGGCTAATCAAGCTAGCGCTCACACTCCTCGTGCACATGTTTTTGACCGCTCAGTTAACGTGGTTGACCAGGTCGCCCATTGACCGGTTCACCTAGTTGACCTTGACCAGTTTATTCTTTTGGCAAAAGCTCACACATTTGGAAAAAAGCTCTAAGAAATGATTTTTTTTGGCCAAAGTGCAAAAAATGTCCGCGAATTCAAAGAAAGTTCGCGAATTGGAAAAAAGTTCTTGAAGttgtaaaaagttcatgaattcaaacGATTCATGAATTGGTAAAAAGTTTTAAAAATCATGAAATTGATAAAAATTCCtgtattcaaaaaagttcatgaatttcaaaaaatcaCGTATTTAAAAACACTTCATGATTTTCAGAAAAAtggcaaaaaaataaaaaggaaaaaatttaagaaaattaaaatgaaaaaaatgaaaaaggaaatataaaaaATGGTAAAGGGGGAACACAAAAATGAAAAACGAAAAGAAAAAAACAGGCAAGAAGTTTCCCAAAACCCTGCATGGAAGCTTCCCAAAAACGGAGACAACGGTCGTACATGGACAGCTTACATGGGCTGGCCCATTCACGTACGATGTGGGCACCGGTTTGCAAGATTGCTTGTATTTGGCGCATAAAGCGCTTTTCTCAACAACAAAAAATGGCGCATAAAGCGCCAAACAGAATTTGCGCAAGATGGGCACGTCAATTTCTAGCTTGTAACCAGGTTTAACAGGGCCAACCCCAAGTAGCGTGAGTACACAATTTTTACGCAAATCCTATATAGCGTTGAAGGCACCAGTTCCTTCGTTATCCGCAAACTGGCGCCTACACTAGCTCCTTCGGCAACATAATTGGGCCGGCCTAGTCAAGGTCTCTCACATCAcctgttttgggaaccttctagaatgtTCCCTTCCCTTTTCCGGGATGTTCCCTCTGGTTTTCTTTCTCTTTGGTTACGTTTGGTTTCAGACGGTTCTTTAGGTTTTAAgttttcctttcttttcctttctctttttttcatttttattttcatgTTTTTTTATTCGTGAAATTCTCTCAAAATCTGCAaacttttttttgaattcatgaacaattcaacttgatgaacattttttttcaaatccattttttttcaaatccatgaacttttttcaaaatcggatATTTTGGAAAAAGTTAAAGGTCAACATAGATCGATGCGGTGAGCGAGTGAACAAACTGTTGACCAAGGTTGAGGACCGAGCGAGCGACAATGTCCTGTTGATCAGCCGGCCCACACCACTTGCACGTGAGCGCCAGTTTGTTTGCATGTTGTGTCTTCgattttttttaaacatttttctCTTTATATCTGTATTTGGAAACATGCTCTAAAATATGTTTACTGAAGGTATTTTTGATTTATTAACCCTGCGAAAAATTCTTctgtatttcaaaaatgttcacgcCGCTCAAATAAGTGTTTGCACATTTAATTAAAAGCTTCATGACAATTACCAAATTATTGACACATTTATAAAATGCGTGTAAAATATCAAAAATGTCCGTACCATTAAACAAATGTTCATATGTTTAACAAATTTTTCATCACATTTTCAAAAAACATTCGTGAAATTTTAAAAATTGATCACATAATTTTAAAACTTTTCACGACATTTAAAATCAATAGTAACCACTTCATAAATACTCACAACATTCTAAAAAATGTTCCTGAAAATAGAAATTTTGTTCACACAATTTGTGAAAATATTCATGATATATAAAAAAATTATTATGGCAATCTAAAAAATGTCATGTACTTTAACAATGTTCATGAAAATGTGAAAAAACCTTTCCCTAATTTGAGTTAAGAGAGAAATATGATCAGTGCAGTAAGACAAAAAGGCTAGAAAAGGAATCCAATAAAGGCTCTCAGTGGTCCTTGCAGTTTCTGGGCCAAGCCCATTCTTTTTTCCCTACTTTTTCATCCTTTGTATTTTCAATATATATTTATTTACTTAATCTTATTTTGGTTCCACAATCATATTTTTATTTTTAGCCTTTTTCCAAGTTTTCTTTTCGTTTTAtgtatttaattttttttcaaCTATTTTATTACCTTTCTTTTGTAGCGAGAAACTAAAAAATCCAAATTATATGAACATATATTAAACATGCACGATTTGTATTTGAAATAGATAACTTATTTAAAATATACAtgtatttttaaatacatgaacatAGTTCTGTACATGACAGATTTTTGATAACATGAGATGAAAATTTCATTTCAAATAAATGAACATTTATATTGAGGTACTtgaaaaaataatattttttaaGTAACACTCTTTTGCATTTTCAAACTTATTTTGACAATTGTTTTAAGGTATATTGAGTATACATTTCCTGAAAGTTTTCAAAACATTTGGGATGTGACCGTGGATGGACCAACAATATCCGGTGCTATGGGCACTAAATCGGCCTCTTCCAGCAAATAAAGATGTTGATTAGGCAAGACAACGTCTACTATATATCaataatttttaaaaaagttcatataTTTGTTCTTCCATAAGCCTTTTGTTTCCGATGTAAAAAAAATTTGGTTCCCCTATGTGCATTAGTTGAAGAATGAAATGTTTGCGTATTTCTAGTTTATGATTATCAAAGACCAGAAACATTAAAAATTGACGAGATATCCATTTGAACATTGCAAAAAGGAAATCTGATTATACATGGATTTATGTCTCATCAAGAAGCACATACATAACATATTTAATAAATGGAAAAAAATTGTTAATCAAGATGCATTTGTGGATCTGAAACTCAACCTTAAAAAGTAAAGGGGGTATAAAAATGGTGCCCAAGGAAAATACATACACAAGACAAAAGGGGAGAAAGCGAGCCAatttgtggttggatggttagagtgtatgtgcgtatgtatgagcgcttgtgtctgtactgatgttcaaaaaaaaaagaCAAAAGGGGAGAAAACACAGGTCGGCTTCTAGTAACAGCAAAACTGCACAGGACTGTAAGCCCCACAATATCAAACAAAACTTTACAATATTATGTCCATACATAATGTCCTCAAAAACAAAATTATGTCCACATATACTTATCGGTTTTGTGACCTTCAACCAAACCCTCACCTCTCTCTAATCTCAAAAACAAATACTAGTAGTATATGTGATCTCTGAGATGGTTGACTGAAGCTTAAGGAATCATTTTGGGGCGATTGTGCATTATCTGCATGGACATGCACATTCCTGCAGATTGCACAACTAGAACCACAAATAGACAGCAGGCACACATGAAAATTAGTAAGAGCTTAGCTATTGAGATTACATCATCATCCGATCTtggcaaaataaaaaataaaaagatatTCGCTTCTCCAGAGAATCAGTACACAACCCGAATCAGACGAATGGATGGGCAGGACTAGATTGGATCAGCTGACGCCGTCGAAGTTGCTGCTCATGAGTTGCATCGTCGCGCTCGGCAGCGCCCGGTTCACATGCGGTTGCTCTGCATGCATGCCCACGTACACCACATCAACATCGATCTAGCTAAGCTAACTGATTGCAATCAATTGATCGAAGGGGCTTGAGCTTACTcttgatggcctcgagctcggccggCGTGACCCTCGCCGAGAAGCCGCTGACCACGTTCTTGTAGTTGTATATGATGGCCGCCTTCGCCTTCTCCTCGCTTCAACACGAACACACAATcaccatgcacgcacgcacgccaACGTATGAATGCTTCGCATGAGTTGGATCACACACGGTCGATCGAGTCGTATACGTACCTGCCGAGGGCGGCGGTGAGGATGCCGAGGTGGTACTGCATGCAGGTGACGCCGGGCGGTGTGGGGTCGACGAAGAACAGGTAGGTGGCGGGCGGGCCGTCCGCCGCGGCGGCCATGGTGACGGCGGCGAGGACAAGGAGGATGAGGGAGGTGGCCGTCGGAGGCGTCATTGCATGCAAGATCGATTCGATCGATCGGGGAGGAAAGGTTTGCTCTTGTCTTGTTGGTTCTCTGTTTATGGAGCTATGAGGAGACGAGCCCCGTGTTGAACGGCGCCAGTTGTTCGGTTGCGACAGCGCTTTTGTCTCATGGCTCCAAAAATAGCAACTTCCTGCATATACGTACGTGCATCTCGATGTTGCAATCAAACTTCCGATAGTTTTTTGCTTCAATATACATGAGCTACATCGACGATTCGTTGATGGACCTTGGAAAGCTTGTGGAGCACCATCACGGTGTGCCAAGGCACGGTGCCGGCCAGCACGCCCACCCCCCCTGCACCACACATGTATCGTATGTACGTGTCACCCACCACGAGGTTAAACTGTCGGACTCCCAAGTCATCGTCACTGCTGGATACGTACGTTCGGCTGTACATGGCGGAACTTTTCTTCCATTTTTAATGGGAATTTGTCTACGAGGAAAATTTGCAGAAGAAAACAAATGCAAGGCTTGTTGGGACTTTGACTTGAGATTGTCATTAGTACCGACATGGTGAGACACGACAAAACTGGGACACCAGAGATTCCTATGGGTCCTGACAAAATAGGCATCGAGATTCCATCTACTACTTGATGTTGCTTGCTCAGTAATTACTTTACTAACTTTACAATGATAATGTATTTATCTATAAGGGTTATGAAATATTCAACATGCTAGCTAAGCGCAGCTAGCTAAGCTTGGTTGGCGTTTCATTCAAATTTGAATCCAAAGTAGACCTGAGAATCTCACTATGCATACATGCACAACGACGACTTAATTACGTGCCAGCAGACCAGAGAAATGAATTATTGCTACTTCTATATACTCTCTTCGGATGGGAATATAACTCGGGTATGAATTTGTAGGTCTTTAACTTCTTTTTGCAGGATAATAATTGTATCACTCAACACTCAAAGGTTACAATCACGACTGGCAATGTCAAGGAGTTCATCCGGACCCGATCCAAGCCGGGTACAGGTTTGTACACTAGTTTTTCCCTAGCAAAACACCTCAACAAAAGTGGCCCATGTTTGATGTGTCAGCCATAGTGACACTCACGGGAGCATGGCGGAGTAGCGCCAAATTCACGCTCTAGGCCCCCTCCGCCACCGCACGAGTGGCTTGCACCAAA is drawn from Triticum dicoccoides isolate Atlit2015 ecotype Zavitan chromosome 4A, WEW_v2.0, whole genome shotgun sequence and contains these coding sequences:
- the LOC119289456 gene encoding subtilisin-like protease SBT3.17, whose product is MTPPTATSLILLVLAAVTMAAAADGPPATYLFFVDPTPPGVTCMQYHLGILTAALGSEEKAKAAIIYNYKNVVSGFSARVTPAELEAIKKQPHVNRALPSATMQLMSSNFDGVS